AAATGTCAGTTATAATTGCAGGTTTTTGTATAGGTTGCGGAGGCTGCATTCCAAATTGCTCAAATAATGCTTTGAAAATTGATTCTCAGGGCAAATTAGCAGTTGACAAAGAAAAATGCAATGAATGTGGAAATTGTGTTTCTGTATGTCCAGTGTCTGCACTAAGTATATTAGGTGATAAAAAGAGTATACAAGAAATAAGAAACATTGATAATAAAAAAAATAAGATGTTTTTAAATAAGGATACTAAATTTAATAAATATAACGGGGGTGTATGGGTTTTCGCTGAACAGCTTGAGGGTAAGCTTGCCCCTGTTACCCTTGAACTTATAGGTGAGGCAAAAAAACTTGCTTCAAAATTGAATGTGCAAGTATCTGCCGTTCTGCTGGGAGATAAGGTCGAATTTATATCAGGAACACTTTTTGAGTATGGAGCTGATAAAGTGTATCTTATAGATGATTCAGTGTTTCATTTTTACAGGGCAGAAACTTACTACAAAACTTTTTGTTATTTGATAGAAAAATATAAACCAGAAATATTACTAATGGGGGCAACTACTACAGGCAGGGATTTAGCCGGTGCTGTAGCCACGCATTTGAGGACAGGACTGACAGCAGATTGCACTGCACTGGATATTGATTTACAAAAAGGGGTACTTCTTGCTAGCCGTCCTGCTTTTGGAGGCAATATTATGGCAACAATAGTATGTGAAAATCATCGCCCGCAAATGGCTACTGTACGTCCAAGAGTTATGAAAATGCTTGATCCAGATCCGAGTAGGGAAGGTATCCTTGTAAAAGAGACATTTAAAATTAAAGAGGAGTTGCTTAAGACTAAAGTTCTTAGAATTATTAAAGAACAGGCAGAAGATATGAAACTGGAGGATGCTAAAATCATTATAAGTGGTGGCCGGGGAATGCAAAATGAACAAGGGTTTAAGCTGCTAAGGAAACTTGCAAAGGTATGTGGAGGTGTGGTAGCAGGAAGCCGTGGGGCTGTTGAGAAAGGGCTTATAGACTATAAATATCAAGTTGGACAGACAGGGCAGACTGTGGCTCCCAAATTATATTTTGCAGTAGGGATTTCAGGTGCAATTCAGCACATTGTTGGAATCCAAGGAGCTGAAACTATAATTGCTATAAATACAGATCCTGATTGTATTATGATGAAGCTTGCCACATACAGCATTTTAGGGGATGTGTTTGACATATTACCCAAATTAATTCAAGAGTTTAAGCAAGCATTACTTAATAAGGGGATTGATAATATAGGTATAAAGGGGGGTGAGCATATTGTCTGAGAAATTTGATGTTATTGTTGTAGGAGCAGGTGTTGCGGGACTTTCAGCAGCTTATGTAATGGCTAAAGCAGGACTTAATGTTATAGTTATTGAAAAGGGAAAGTACCCTGGAGCAAAAAATGTAATGGGTGGAGTATTATATCGTCATATGATGGATGAAATTATTCCTGATTTTTGGAAAGAAGCTCCACTAGAAAGGCCTATTGTTGAACAGCGCTTTTGGTTGATGGATGAGAATTCTGCAGTACAAACTGGTTACAGAGATATGGAATGGTCTAAGCCTCCCTATAATAATTTTACGGTTTTTAGAGGAAAATTTGATCAGTGGTTTGCAAAAAAATGCATTGAAGCTGGGGCACTTATTATCAATGAAACTGTTGTAAAAGAATGTATAGTGGAAAGTAATAAGGTAGTTGGTGTTTTCACTGACAGACCTGATGGGAAAATTTATGCTGATGTAGTGGTTCTTGCAGATGGAGTAAATTCACTGCTTTCTAAAAGTCTTGGATTTCATGGCGAATGGAGAAAGGATGAAGTAGCTCTTGCGGTTATGGAAGAATTAAAAATACCTTCAGAGAAAATTGAAGAACGTTTTAATCTTAATAAGGGTATGGGAGCAACTATAGAAATATTTGGTGATGGCACATTAGGAATGGTAGGTACAGCTTTTATATATACTAATAAGGAACATATATCAATTGGCTGTGGTGCTTTGCTTTCCCAGATGGCTAATAAACAAGTAAAACCCTATGAACTGCTTGAATATATAAAACAGCATCCAATGATAAAACCTTTAATTGCCGGGGGCGAGTCCTGCGAATACTATGCACATTTAATTCCGGAAGGTGGATATAAAAGTATACCTAAATTAGTAGGAGATGGTGTTATACTGGTAGGTGATGCTGCCCAGTTTGTAAATGGTATTCATCGGGAGGGTTCAAATCTTGGGATGACATCTGGACGTTTTGCTGCAGAAACTATAATACGTGCAAAGGAATTGGATGAATTTAGTGAACGTACACTTTCTTATTATCAAAAGCTAATTAAAGACAGTTTTATTATGAAAGATTTAAAAAAGTACAAAAATGCTTCTCATGTGCTTGAAGAGAATCCACATTTTTTTAATCATTATATACCTGCAGCTAATAAAGCAATGAGTGAGATGTTTACAGTAGATGGAGTGTCCAAAAAAGATAAACAAAAACTCATTATTAAACAGATGACTAAAGGAAGTTCATTATGGGGATTAGCTAAAGATGGATTTAAACTATTTAGGGCGGTGAAATAATGAGTGATATTAAAAATAAAATAAATATTGATGATAAATTGTTTTTAAATACCTATAATGTTGATATTACATCACACCTTGACATTAAGGACCCTAAGATATGTGAAAATTGCAAGGAGAAAATCTGTACTCATATTTGTCCAGCTCATGTTTACCAATGGAAAGATGGACATATTATTGTCAGTTATGAGGGATGTCTTGAATGTGGAGCATGTCGTATTTGCTGCAACCATGATAATATTAATTGGAAATATCCACGAGGAGGTTTTGGTATACAGTTTCGAATGGCATAGTGTATTTAATTATAAAAGGTTTTGGTAAATTTTATTTGCTGAGACCTTTTGGCATTGCAGGTGTATCTTCATAAAATCTTTAAATGATAGAACTTTATTATAAACTTACACAGCCAATGCCAAGTATATCCTGTCAGGGCAAGGAACGCCACAGAAAATGCAACCTTATACGGGACAGGGACAGGCTCAGACTTCAACTAATGAATCAACCCAGACGGTCTACGTTGTTCGACATGGGGTTCGTCCAAACAATAAAAGGGCTCCAGTTCCGAACGAGAATTTGGTCGGCTGTATCCTCACATATGACAGCAGCAAAATAAAAAACTAATTAATCAATCACGTTACGCACCACTCCATCAGACTGGGGCTAGCTCAAAAGTAAACTAAGCCAGTCTCTTTTTTTATAACAATTCCTGTACCTAATTCAGTTACTCTATTGGCTACAAAAAGCTGATTAGCGAATTGAGGAACCAAAATCGATAGAACATTATTTCACATCTGAATACTTTTTATTGTTTAGCATTGCTTAGCGCATTCTCTACAGACTCCATAATACCATTACTGCTGAAAGTGGCTCCTGAGACTGCATCAACACTTGTAGACTGACTATCTATAATTTCCTCAATAACTGTGCTGGCTGCCCTATCATAAAATTTTTCATCATCTTGGTAAGAAAGAGTAGTAATGTCAGTAATTTTACCATTTTTAACGACTACAGAAACTGTTGTTGTACCTCCCCTAAACCCGGTACCAGAGCCTTCATAGGTACCATCTTTATATTGTGAGCTCGTGCTAGTAGTTGCATCAGAAGATACTTCTGTATTAGACTGACTGTTTGTAACATGTTGGTCATTACTACTTGAATCAATAGTTGATGAAGAATCAGGTGAATTTGTTGATATTCTGGCATTGCTCAGCGCATTCTCTACAGCTTCCATAATACCATTACTGCTATAAGTAGCTCCTGAAACTGCATCAACATTTGTAGACTGGCTATCTATAATTTCCCCAATAACTGTACCGGATGCTCTATCGTAGAATTTTTTATCATCTTGGTAAGAAAGAGTAGTGATGTCAGTAATTTTACCATTTTTAACAATTACAGAAACTGTTGTTATGCCTTCTCTAAATCCTGTCCCAGAGCCTTCGTAAGTACCATCTTTATAAAGAGTACCTGCAGTTGCAGTACTTTGACTGCTTTGTGTTTCTGTCTGCGTATTGTTTAGCCCAGCTGCACTTACTCCAAGGTTACCTACATAATAAAAGCCTGTCATAACAGATACAGCTGCTGCTCCTGCAATAAGAGGGCGTACATCATCTCCACATACAGTCAAAGTAATATTCTTTCTTGGACACGCGGTAATACACTGCATACAATTTATGCATTCACCACTCTTTATAACATCATATTTATAAAGAGGTATTTCCATGGCACAATTGTTTGTACATATTCTGCAATCACCACATTTTGTTCTTAATTTTTGTATTTTTGCAATTTTCAGTTTTGATATAATGGCAAATACTGCACCAAGTGGACAAAGATAGCGGCAGAAAAACCTTTCAATAAACATTGAGGCAATAGTAATGAGAATAAAAAGAATAAACCCAACAGTTAGATTTACTGCTGCATAAGAAAAATCAGGTGCTTTTCCTACAGAATCTACCATTCCAAAAACATCCCAAGGACTGAAGGTACTAAATGCAGTGATGTTAAAAGTGCATATAACCAAAATTAAAAATGCTAATAAGATATATTTAAGATATTTAAAAACTCTGTCTATATTTTCATTGATTTCGAATTTTATTTTAAATACTCTACTTGATATTTTATAAATAAAATCACCAAAGGCTCCATAGGCACACATCCATCCACAGAAAAATCTGCCTATTATAATTGTAAATGGAATAATAACAACAACTTCTACTAATTGAGGAATCAGCTGAGTAAAAGCAATATTTTGCCTGATTAAAGCTACATAAATCTGCTTAATTCCTGTAAATGTATCTATGTATAGTGATGGTAGAAATATAAAAAATATGATTTGAATCAGAAGTCTTGAAACCTGTATTATTGAAATTTTAGCTTTCTTCATTGATGGTATCTCCTCTCAAAATTATCTAATAATCCTTCTGTAACAAGAATATCCTTGTTCTTCAAAATAAATATAGCTTCAGCATTAATACTTCTTAATAAAGATATTGATTTATTAATATCCTGTACAAAAAGAGCAGTACTCACAGCATCCGCATCAGTTGAACATTCGCATAGTACAGTTGCGCTTAAAAGCTCATTTTTTGATGGATATCCCGTGTGTGGATCTATAATGTGATGATACCTTTCCCCTCCTTTGATGAAAAACTGTTCATTACTGCCGGAGGTTACAACTGTCTTATTTGTGACTGATACTCTTCCGATATATTGTCCTCTAGCGGACAACGGGTTTTGAATGCCAATTCGCCAAGATGCACCTGTTGGATTATGTCCCATTGTTATAATGTTTCCTCCTAGGTTGATCAAGGCATTTTCAATTTTATATTGCAACAGCACACGTTTAACTTCATCAGCTGCATATCCTTTTGCAATACCACCCAAATCAATTGATTGTCCTTTATTTTTTAAAAAAACTGTACATTTTTTATCATCCAATAGTACATCTTGATAATTTACCAGGGGTAAAACTTTATCAATCTTTTTTCTTTCTGGTACATAATTTTGTTTTGATCCAAACCCCCAAAGTTCAGTTAAAGGCCGAATTGTTATGTCAAAGGCTCCACCTGAAGCCCTTGAAAAATCCAAGGCACGTTTTAGTAAATTAAACGTGTCAATATTTATTTTCTGTGCTTCAAGTCCAGCATAGTGATTTATTTGCATTACATCACTATCATTTTTAAAGGCAGACATTCTATAGTCAATTTCCAGAATTCTCCTACAAGCACTATTCAGAGCATCTTCACAGCTTGAACCATAAACAACTATTGTATTTATAGTTCCCAGTGCAAAAAATGTTTTTTCATATTTCTTATTGTAAGTTGTCTCTTTTAGAATCATAATGATCACCTTCTATTATGGTTATTAACTCTAAAAACTTATATTTATTAGAGTTTTCTAAAGTTTATATATGTGTTAGTTAGAATGTTAACTGAAAACTTTGTGATAACAATCAGATTTTTATGTGAAATTTATGTGATTTGAATTAATCAAATAGATGTGCTTTTCAAAACTGTTTAATTAACTTTTAGAATACTATTGATCTTTTATAATTTATAAGTATTGCCTTTTTATAATGAAGTAAGAAAATACTATAAGCTCATAGTGTGAAATTTAAATCGTTTTGTAATTAATCTATTCATTAAACTGTATTTAATTCATATTGCACCATTTCTTATAAAATACGCACATTAGTATTGTAGCTAATAACGCCATTACTGAACCGAAATAAAAAGGAGCACTATTATTAACCTTATCATATAATACACCAGCTATAAGGCTTGCAGGAAGTAAGGTCATTCCTGTTAGTGAATTATATATTCCTAGTCCTGTTCCCCTCTTATTCTTATCTATAAGGTCTGAGACTAATGCCTTTTGTACCCCATCTGTTGCTGCACTGTAAAGTCCATATAAGGCAAATAGCAAAATAATCAGGATTTTATTATTTGTTCTTCCAAAACCAAAATATATTATGGAATAAAGCATATATCCAAAGATAATAAGCCTTTCTCTACCAAACTTATCAGAGAGCACTCCCATAGGAACAGCAAATACTACAGACATAGAGTTGAATATCAAGTATACAAGAGGTATAAACAAAGCTTTTATACCAATGTCATTAGCCTTTACCAGTAACAAAGCATCAGTTGAATTACCAAGGGTAAAAATAAAAGCAATCCATAAAAACACATAATACTTAGTAGAAAAGTCCTTAAAAGCAATTTTTTTAGGGAGAGTATCTTTACTCTTTTTAGCCTCCTTCACAAAGAAAATTATAGTAAGCAATCCAAATATCCCAGGTAAAATTGAAAACATAAATACCTTACGATAATCTCCAGGGAATACTGACAAAATTGCAAAGGTAAGTAGTGGTCCTAATATAGCGCCACTATTGTCCATAGCTTTGTGAAACCCAAAACTCTTTCCTTTTTCACTATCACTTGATGAGCCCGCTACAAGACTATCTCTTGGGGCAGTCCTTATTCCCTTTCCAACTCTTTCACTAAATCTAATAACTAGAGCCTGCAAAGGTGAAGTTACTATTGAAAATAATGGAGATAAAATAGCGGTAAATCCGTAGCCTATAACCATGAAAGGTTTATTTTTGCCAATTTTATCACTCCACCAGCCTGACAGAGCTTTGAGAACTGATGCTGTACTCTCTGCAATTCCTTCAATAAGTGATACTTCTGTCTTTGAAGCACCTATAGACATTAGAAATAATGGCATAATAGCATATATCATTTTTGTAGTTGTATCAGTTAAAAAGCTAGTTATGCCAGCAAAAAAAATATTCCGTTCAATACCTAAAACTTTTTTCTCTTTTTCAATATTAATGTGTAAACACCTCCTTCTTTATTCTTGTGTTATTTACAAAAATTCACTATTACTTGTAATAGAATTATGGTTAGTGGGCTATATAAGAACTTTGTCTAGCATTAGGAGCAGAGATCTTATAAATATGGATTGAACTAAAAAGGTGTAAGAAAAAAGGCTGTTTTTGAAACACGTCTTTTTGTTTCTATACTTGTATAACAAGATTAATATATATCCTAATCACGTTTGTAATATTCTATAGATTATTATGAACATAGCAATAACAAGCCCTGAACCATATATTATTTTGTTGTATTTTGCTAACCATTTTGGTAAATATATATCAAATCCAACTTCAGGATTATCAGTGTATTTATATCCTAAAACAGTTAAAGGACATTTTCCTTTAAAAATTATTAAAATTATACCTTCAATAATTTCTAAGCCAATTGCAATCCACAAATATAAATTTATCTTATTAAAAATCCCTGTATATAATATATAGAAAAATACAAAAACATAAAAAAACCATATTATTGTATGCATTAGTTTTATATAAAATAATTTCTTACTCATACTTTTTCCTCATCTAAAATATTTACTATTGATATATTAAATTACACTTGTGACACTTCCAAAGAATAATGTATCTTAAATTATTCTCTGGAACGAGATTATACATTTAACTTTATCTCATTTTGATACTAATTTTTAATCATTTCATCTGCATGGTAAGAACTTCTTACCATGCAGATGAGACAAATTTAAAACCTAGATCTAAAGCTATTTCTTTATACTTTTTAAATACATCAGGATGAACGTATTCTACAACAGCATGGTGTTTTGAAGAAGGCGACAAGTACTGACCCATTGTAACAATGTTACAATCTACTTTTCTCAAATCTTTTAATACTTTTATAATATCTTCTTCCTTTTCTCCAAGTCCCAACATAAATCCTGATTTTGTTAAAATTGAGTTGTCCATAATCTTAACTCTTTTTAAAAGTTCCAATGAGCGCTTATAAACTGCCATTGGTCTTACTTCCTCATATAAAGCAGGTGTTGTCTCTACATTGTGGTTTATTACATTAGGGTTTGAATCCACCACTTTTTTAAGGGCAGTTTCACTTCCCTTAAAATCAGGTATTAGAACTTCTACTGTTATATTTTTATTAAGCTTTCTTATTTCCTCTACAACACTGGCAAAATGAGAAGCCCCTCCATCTTCTAGGTCATCTCTTGTAACAGAGGTTATTACTGCATGTTTCAAGTTTAATTTATCAACTGCTTGAGCTACATTAAAGGGTTCCTTTTTATCAACTTTTTCAGGCCTGCCTTTAGTTACATTACAAAATGTACAGTTCCTGGTACAATTTTTCCCAAGTATCATAAAAGTTGCCCTGCTCTTATTAAAACATTCCATTCTATTAGGACAATTTGCCTCACTACATACGGTATTTAAAGAATCGTTTTTAAGTATTTCTTTTACATCTCGAGAGACTTGTCCCGCTCTTATTTTTATTTTTAGCCATTTAGGTTTTCTCTTATACATAAAATGCAATCCCTCGTTTCCTTCTTTAATATGCTAATTTTTTAACACATCTCCATAAAATTAAATATATGACTATTTAAACATAACCTCCATAATATCTTTTTGGTTTATGTTATGCATATACCTTATAATCTTACAAATATGAATTAAACACCACATGAATTAATTATACAACACTATATTTATATATTTATTAATTGCATAGAAGTAATCTAATGTTTCATTTAAAGTAGAAAATTATAAAAAACGTCTATTGATAATAAAATCTTCATAAAATCTACATAAGATTCTTGTATAATGCAAAAGTATATATAATCTGACAAATTGGAATAAGTGTGATATTTTATATATTTAGACATTTTGCTAAAGTGTTTAATATAAACATTACATTAAT
This genomic interval from Clostridium kluyveri contains the following:
- a CDS encoding FAD-binding protein, whose product is MSVIIAGFCIGCGGCIPNCSNNALKIDSQGKLAVDKEKCNECGNCVSVCPVSALSILGDKKSIQEIRNIDNKKNKMFLNKDTKFNKYNGGVWVFAEQLEGKLAPVTLELIGEAKKLASKLNVQVSAVLLGDKVEFISGTLFEYGADKVYLIDDSVFHFYRAETYYKTFCYLIEKYKPEILLMGATTTGRDLAGAVATHLRTGLTADCTALDIDLQKGVLLASRPAFGGNIMATIVCENHRPQMATVRPRVMKMLDPDPSREGILVKETFKIKEELLKTKVLRIIKEQAEDMKLEDAKIIISGGRGMQNEQGFKLLRKLAKVCGGVVAGSRGAVEKGLIDYKYQVGQTGQTVAPKLYFAVGISGAIQHIVGIQGAETIIAINTDPDCIMMKLATYSILGDVFDILPKLIQEFKQALLNKGIDNIGIKGGEHIV
- a CDS encoding FAD-dependent oxidoreductase, which produces MSEKFDVIVVGAGVAGLSAAYVMAKAGLNVIVIEKGKYPGAKNVMGGVLYRHMMDEIIPDFWKEAPLERPIVEQRFWLMDENSAVQTGYRDMEWSKPPYNNFTVFRGKFDQWFAKKCIEAGALIINETVVKECIVESNKVVGVFTDRPDGKIYADVVVLADGVNSLLSKSLGFHGEWRKDEVALAVMEELKIPSEKIEERFNLNKGMGATIEIFGDGTLGMVGTAFIYTNKEHISIGCGALLSQMANKQVKPYELLEYIKQHPMIKPLIAGGESCEYYAHLIPEGGYKSIPKLVGDGVILVGDAAQFVNGIHREGSNLGMTSGRFAAETIIRAKELDEFSERTLSYYQKLIKDSFIMKDLKKYKNASHVLEENPHFFNHYIPAANKAMSEMFTVDGVSKKDKQKLIIKQMTKGSSLWGLAKDGFKLFRAVK
- a CDS encoding ferredoxin family protein codes for the protein MSDIKNKINIDDKLFLNTYNVDITSHLDIKDPKICENCKEKICTHICPAHVYQWKDGHIIVSYEGCLECGACRICCNHDNINWKYPRGGFGIQFRMA
- a CDS encoding FMN-binding protein; amino-acid sequence: MKKAKISIIQVSRLLIQIIFFIFLPSLYIDTFTGIKQIYVALIRQNIAFTQLIPQLVEVVVIIPFTIIIGRFFCGWMCAYGAFGDFIYKISSRVFKIKFEINENIDRVFKYLKYILLAFLILVICTFNITAFSTFSPWDVFGMVDSVGKAPDFSYAAVNLTVGFILFILITIASMFIERFFCRYLCPLGAVFAIISKLKIAKIQKLRTKCGDCRICTNNCAMEIPLYKYDVIKSGECINCMQCITACPRKNITLTVCGDDVRPLIAGAAAVSVMTGFYYVGNLGVSAAGLNNTQTETQSSQSTATAGTLYKDGTYEGSGTGFREGITTVSVIVKNGKITDITTLSYQDDKKFYDRASGTVIGEIIDSQSTNVDAVSGATYSSNGIMEAVENALSNARISTNSPDSSSTIDSSSNDQHVTNSQSNTEVSSDATTSTSSQYKDGTYEGSGTGFRGGTTTVSVVVKNGKITDITTLSYQDDEKFYDRAASTVIEEIIDSQSTSVDAVSGATFSSNGIMESVENALSNAKQ
- a CDS encoding FAD:protein FMN transferase; translation: MILKETTYNKKYEKTFFALGTINTIVVYGSSCEDALNSACRRILEIDYRMSAFKNDSDVMQINHYAGLEAQKINIDTFNLLKRALDFSRASGGAFDITIRPLTELWGFGSKQNYVPERKKIDKVLPLVNYQDVLLDDKKCTVFLKNKGQSIDLGGIAKGYAADEVKRVLLQYKIENALINLGGNIITMGHNPTGASWRIGIQNPLSARGQYIGRVSVTNKTVVTSGSNEQFFIKGGERYHHIIDPHTGYPSKNELLSATVLCECSTDADAVSTALFVQDINKSISLLRSINAEAIFILKNKDILVTEGLLDNFERRYHQ
- a CDS encoding MFS transporter → MNIEKEKKVLGIERNIFFAGITSFLTDTTTKMIYAIMPLFLMSIGASKTEVSLIEGIAESTASVLKALSGWWSDKIGKNKPFMVIGYGFTAILSPLFSIVTSPLQALVIRFSERVGKGIRTAPRDSLVAGSSSDSEKGKSFGFHKAMDNSGAILGPLLTFAILSVFPGDYRKVFMFSILPGIFGLLTIIFFVKEAKKSKDTLPKKIAFKDFSTKYYVFLWIAFIFTLGNSTDALLLVKANDIGIKALFIPLVYLIFNSMSVVFAVPMGVLSDKFGRERLIIFGYMLYSIIYFGFGRTNNKILIILLFALYGLYSAATDGVQKALVSDLIDKNKRGTGLGIYNSLTGMTLLPASLIAGVLYDKVNNSAPFYFGSVMALLATILMCVFYKKWCNMN